A genomic window from Pocillopora verrucosa isolate sample1 chromosome 7, ASM3666991v2, whole genome shotgun sequence includes:
- the LOC131770107 gene encoding uncharacterized protein, producing the protein MTGDLCSKLKNKGDLNSKQALSGKNTIGQARKVNLCLMLDYTHVLDLNKASSNKMLLPHLNLPLPMDTTPGDERNFLSGGAKMPVPYHLDESDSDSIVSSEDASYTELVPMSSGAADEVKVGLRNAIKTRRVAQGLDGMPLIEAKKPRLEVLSKEEEEKRRIRRERNKVAAFKCRQRRKEHMQKLQDESDELNSERDSLEKELAALTAQKEQLERMFRSHNCILKDSRSNGNKTTSEDHGSDAKSPHSCSAEMAKSNESSSPTSPVPDSIKA; encoded by the exons AATAAAGGTGATCTCAACTCAAAACAAGCTTTATCAGGGAAAAACACCATTGGACAGGCGCGAAAAGTAAATCTTTGTCTGATGCTTGACTACACCCACGTGCTCGACTTGAATAAGGCATCATCTAACAAGATGTTGTTGCCACATTTGAATCTGCCTCTGCCTATGGACACAACTCCTGGCGACGAGCGAAATTTTTTGTCTGGAGGAGCGAAAATGCCCGTTCCATATCATTTGGATGAATCTGACAGCGACTCCATT GTATCGAGTGAAGATGCCAGTTATACAGAACTCGTTCCAATGAGTAGTGGAGCAGCAGACGAGGTGAAAGTGGGACTTCGGAACGCAATTAAAACGCGAAGAGTTGCCCAAGGTTTGGATGGAATGCCGCTTATCGAAGCGAAGAAACCAAGACTTGAAGTG CTTTCTaaagaggaagaagagaaacGTCGAATTCGAAGAGAACGAAACAAGGTAGCGGCTTTTAAATGCAGGCAAAGAAGGAAGGAACACATGCAGAAGCTTCAAGAT GAGAGTGATGAGTTGAACTCGGAGAGGGATTCTCTGGAGAAAGAACTGGCTGCCCTTACGGCGCAAAAGGAACAGTTAGAGAGGATGTTCCGAAGCCATAACTGCATTCTGAAGGACTCTAGGTCGAATGGTAATAAAACCACCTCAGAAGACCACGGCAGCGATGCTAAGTCGCCCCATTCCTGTTCGGCGGAAATGGCAAAATCAAACGAGTCATCCAGTCCTACGAGTCCAGTGCCAGATTCCATAAAAGCATGA
- the LOC131770121 gene encoding activating transcription factor 3-like, producing MEARVPVAPGFDENCPSMIHEFTGAPKDLSELVDCTPQTNANLFDMHIKPELRCSVDDGGEDVDMEYMMEMNFEYDHGNEALTADEQERRRIRRERNKVAASKCRKKRKEHVKTLVEASEELEHQNNDLQAQISKLQAEIKKLEFMLDSHSCAKYSHTPQDDHELGLNANLS from the exons ATGGAGGCAAGAGTCCCCGTTGCTCCGGGATTTGACGAG aaTTGTCCTTCTATGATTCATGAATTCACTGGAGCACCGAAAGATTTATCAGAGCTGGTGGATTGCACTCCACAGACAAATGCGAATTTGTTTGATATGCACATCAAACCGGAGCTAAGATGTTCTGTCGATGATGGTGGGGAAGACGTTGATATGGAATACATGATGGAGATGAACTTTGAATACGACCATGGAAATGAAGCG TTGACCGCTGACGAACAAGAACGACGTAGAATAAGAAGAGAGAGGAATAAAGTGGCCGCCTCTAAATGCcgcaagaaaagaaaggaacacGTTAAAACATTAGTTGAG gcTTCTGAGGAGCTGGAGCATCAAAACAATGATCTTCAAGCGCAGATCAGCAAGTTACAAgcggaaataaaaaaactggAATTCATGTTGGATTCACACAGCTGCGCAAAATATTCCCACACTCCACAGGATGACCACGAACTTGGATTAAATGCCAATTTATCATGA